The Equus asinus isolate D_3611 breed Donkey chromosome 15, EquAss-T2T_v2, whole genome shotgun sequence genome includes a window with the following:
- the TLDC2 gene encoding TLD domain-containing protein 2 isoform X4 yields the protein MKGLRWRYTRLPSQVEDALSAEAGEEEEEEEEETAPAPAPAPEEPAEPSLAEASQVLGASEIRQLSLHLPPRVRGYSWSLAFCTSRDGFSLRSLYRQMEGHGGPVLLVLRDQDGQMFGAFSSSAIRLSKGFYGTGETFLFSFSPQLKVFKWTGSNSFFVKGDLDSLMMGSGSSSLVCCQMRGLGWTKDAL from the exons ATGAAAGGTCTCCGATGGCGGTACACTCGGCTG CCCAGCCAGGTGGAGGACGCTCTGTCTGCGGAGGcgggtgaggaagaggaagaggaagaggaggagacagcccctgccccagctcctgcTCCTGAAGAGCCCGCGGAGCCCTCGCTGGCAGAAGCCAGCCAGGTTCTGGGGGCCTCAGAGATCAGGCAG CTCAGCCTCCACCTCCCGCCAAGAGTCAGGGGCTATTCCTGGAGTCTGGCCTTCTGCACGTCGAGGGATGGCTTCAGCCTGCGGAGCCTGTACAGGCAGATGGAGGGCCACGGCGGGCCGGTGCTGCTGGTGCTGAGGGACCAGGATGGGCAG ATGTTTGGGGCCTTCTCCTCCTCAGCTATTCGACTCAGCAAAGGCTTCTACGGTACTGGAGAGacattcctcttctccttctccccacagctGAAG GTCTTCAAGTGGACGGGAAGCAACTCTTTCTTTGTGAAAGGAGACTTGGATTCACTGATGATGGGCAGCGGCAG CTCCAGCCTCGTCTGCTGTCAAATGAGGGGACTGGGATGGACGAAGGATGCTCTCTGA
- the TLDC2 gene encoding TLD domain-containing protein 2 isoform X2, with protein MKGLRWRYTRLPSQVEDALSAEAGEEEEEEEEETAPAPAPAPEEPAEPSLAEASQVLGASEIRQLSLHLPPRVRGYSWSLAFCTSRDGFSLRSLYRQMEGHGGPVLLVLRDQDGQMFGAFSSSAIRLSKGFYGTGETFLFSFSPQLKVFKWTGSNSFFVKGDLDSLMMGSGSGHFGLWLDGDLYHGGSHPCATFNNEVLARQEQFCIKELEAWVLS; from the exons ATGAAAGGTCTCCGATGGCGGTACACTCGGCTG CCCAGCCAGGTGGAGGACGCTCTGTCTGCGGAGGcgggtgaggaagaggaagaggaagaggaggagacagcccctgccccagctcctgcTCCTGAAGAGCCCGCGGAGCCCTCGCTGGCAGAAGCCAGCCAGGTTCTGGGGGCCTCAGAGATCAGGCAG CTCAGCCTCCACCTCCCGCCAAGAGTCAGGGGCTATTCCTGGAGTCTGGCCTTCTGCACGTCGAGGGATGGCTTCAGCCTGCGGAGCCTGTACAGGCAGATGGAGGGCCACGGCGGGCCGGTGCTGCTGGTGCTGAGGGACCAGGATGGGCAG ATGTTTGGGGCCTTCTCCTCCTCAGCTATTCGACTCAGCAAAGGCTTCTACGGTACTGGAGAGacattcctcttctccttctccccacagctGAAG GTCTTCAAGTGGACGGGAAGCAACTCTTTCTTTGTGAAAGGAGACTTGGATTCACTGATGATGGGCAGCGGCAG tGGCCACTTTGGGCTGTGGTTGGATGGAGACCTGTACCACGGGGGAAGCCACCCCTGTGCCACCTTCAATAATGAGGTGCTGGCCCGGCAGGAGCAGTTCTGCATCAAGGAGCTGGAGGCCTGGGTTCTGAGCTGA
- the TLDC2 gene encoding TLD domain-containing protein 2 isoform X1, which translates to MAVHSAGLFVCSQPSQVEDALSAEAGEEEEEEEEETAPAPAPAPEEPAEPSLAEASQVLGASEIRQLSLHLPPRVRGYSWSLAFCTSRDGFSLRSLYRQMEGHGGPVLLVLRDQDGQMFGAFSSSAIRLSKGFYGTGETFLFSFSPQLKVFKWTGSNSFFVKGDLDSLMMGSGSGHFGLWLDGDLYHGGSHPCATFNNEVLARQEQFCIKELEAWVLS; encoded by the exons ATGGCGGTACACTCGGCTG GCCTCTTCGTGTGCTCACAGCCCAGCCAGGTGGAGGACGCTCTGTCTGCGGAGGcgggtgaggaagaggaagaggaagaggaggagacagcccctgccccagctcctgcTCCTGAAGAGCCCGCGGAGCCCTCGCTGGCAGAAGCCAGCCAGGTTCTGGGGGCCTCAGAGATCAGGCAG CTCAGCCTCCACCTCCCGCCAAGAGTCAGGGGCTATTCCTGGAGTCTGGCCTTCTGCACGTCGAGGGATGGCTTCAGCCTGCGGAGCCTGTACAGGCAGATGGAGGGCCACGGCGGGCCGGTGCTGCTGGTGCTGAGGGACCAGGATGGGCAG ATGTTTGGGGCCTTCTCCTCCTCAGCTATTCGACTCAGCAAAGGCTTCTACGGTACTGGAGAGacattcctcttctccttctccccacagctGAAG GTCTTCAAGTGGACGGGAAGCAACTCTTTCTTTGTGAAAGGAGACTTGGATTCACTGATGATGGGCAGCGGCAG tGGCCACTTTGGGCTGTGGTTGGATGGAGACCTGTACCACGGGGGAAGCCACCCCTGTGCCACCTTCAATAATGAGGTGCTGGCCCGGCAGGAGCAGTTCTGCATCAAGGAGCTGGAGGCCTGGGTTCTGAGCTGA
- the TLDC2 gene encoding TLD domain-containing protein 2 isoform X3, giving the protein MAVHSAGLFVCSQPSQVEDALSAEAGEEEEEEEEETAPAPAPAPEEPAEPSLAEASQVLGASEIRQLSLHLPPRVRGYSWSLAFCTSRDGFSLRSLYRQMEGHGGPVLLVLRDQDGQMFGAFSSSAIRLSKGFYGTGETFLFSFSPQLKVFKWTGSNSFFVKGDLDSLMMGSGSSSLVCCQMRGLGWTKDAL; this is encoded by the exons ATGGCGGTACACTCGGCTG GCCTCTTCGTGTGCTCACAGCCCAGCCAGGTGGAGGACGCTCTGTCTGCGGAGGcgggtgaggaagaggaagaggaagaggaggagacagcccctgccccagctcctgcTCCTGAAGAGCCCGCGGAGCCCTCGCTGGCAGAAGCCAGCCAGGTTCTGGGGGCCTCAGAGATCAGGCAG CTCAGCCTCCACCTCCCGCCAAGAGTCAGGGGCTATTCCTGGAGTCTGGCCTTCTGCACGTCGAGGGATGGCTTCAGCCTGCGGAGCCTGTACAGGCAGATGGAGGGCCACGGCGGGCCGGTGCTGCTGGTGCTGAGGGACCAGGATGGGCAG ATGTTTGGGGCCTTCTCCTCCTCAGCTATTCGACTCAGCAAAGGCTTCTACGGTACTGGAGAGacattcctcttctccttctccccacagctGAAG GTCTTCAAGTGGACGGGAAGCAACTCTTTCTTTGTGAAAGGAGACTTGGATTCACTGATGATGGGCAGCGGCAG CTCCAGCCTCGTCTGCTGTCAAATGAGGGGACTGGGATGGACGAAGGATGCTCTCTGA